A window of Lagenorhynchus albirostris chromosome 11, mLagAlb1.1, whole genome shotgun sequence contains these coding sequences:
- the SHISA8 gene encoding protein shisa-8, translated as MERAWAQGLRGGRGPPALGLALGLALLLARPPSGSAGSPEAQEPAAPGTAAPAGGDRCRGYYDVMGQWDPPFNCSSGAYNFCCGTCGYRFCCHDGPRRLDQSRCSNYDTPAWVQTGRPPARARDATVPRDPGRERSHTVVYAVCGVAALFVLAGIGARLGLERAHIPRARRTVTRTLTELLKQPGPQEPLPPPLDPPLGSCVQVQMGDGLPRGSLHRSTDKKRPINVPLASATAGPPRAPRLQGGGSLTRQPDYAKYATLKAAALKAAEASPWDFYQRFPATEAAPPTLPARARRPPEDLPALLDACPWAPPGYVPPAGPTPSGHYKAWTDGRPAQPAPRGHLAAHASSAPRRPGDAPRRQFSVEKLPEAFSPQPPGLYGRASRGPRHLSTNSKAEVTV; from the exons ATGGAGCGGGCCTGGGCGCAGGGGCTGCGCGGAGGCCGCGGCCCGCCGGCGCTCGGTCTCGCGCTCGGGCTGGCTCTGCTGCTGGCGCGGCCGCCGTCGGGCAGCGCGGGGTCCCCCGAGGCGCAGGAGCCGGCGGCGCCCGGCACGGCGGCCCCGGCCGGGGGCGACCGCTGCCGCGGCTACTACGACGTGATGGGGCAGTGGGACCCGCCCTTCAACTGCAGCTCGGGCGCCTACAACTTCTGCTGCGGCACGTGCGGCTACCGCTTCTGCTGCCACGACGGACCGCGGCGCCTTGACCAGAGCCGCTGCTCCAACTACGACACGCCGGCCTGGGTTCAGACTGGCCGGCCTCCCGCGCGTGCCCGCGACGCCACGGTGCCCCGGGACCCGGGCCGCGAACGCAGCCACACGGTCGTCTACGCGGTGTGCGGCGTCGCCGCCCTGTTCGTGCTGGCCGGCATCGGGGCGCGCCTGGGCCTGGAGAGGGCGCACATACCGCGCGCGCGGCGCACCGTGACCAG GACACTGACAGAACTTCTGAAGCAGCCTGGCCCCCAGGAGCCACTGCCTCCACCTCTGGACCCACCTCTGGGTAGCTGTGTCCAGGTGCAGATGGGCGATGGCCTCCCCCGGGGCTCCCTCCACAGGAGCACAG aCAAGAAACGCCCCATCAACGTGCCCCTGGCTTCGGCGACAGCGGGCCCCCCGCGCGCCCCGCGGCTGCAGGGCGGCGGCAGCCTGACGAGGCAGCCGGACTACGCCAAGTACGCCACCCTAAAGGCAGCCGCGCTCAAGGCCGCAG AGGCCTCCCCGTGGGACTTCTACCAGCGTTTTCCCGCGACTGAAGCTGCCCCGCCGACCCTCCCGGCGCGAGCCCGGAGGCCCCCCGAGGACTTGCCTGCACTTCTCGACGCCTGCCCCTGGGCCCCGCCGGGCTACGTGCCTCCCGCCGGCCCCACCCCATCGGGCCACTACAAGGCCTGGACGGACGGCCGCCCGGCCCAGCCCGCCCCCCGCGGCCACCTGGCGGCTCATGCCTCCTCAGCGCCCCGGAGGCCCGGCGACGCACCCCGGCGCCAGTTCAGCGTGGAGAAGCTGCCCGAGGCCTTCAGCCCGCAGCCCCCTGGCCTTTATGGCCGCGCCAGCCGCGGACCCAGGCACCTGAGCACCAACAGCAAAGCCGAGGTCACCGTGTGA